A single region of the Streptomyces sp. ITFR-16 genome encodes:
- the glsA gene encoding glutaminase A, with translation MSAATGAVTDALRDLHARFAAVDEGELADYIPQLALADPDAFGLALISMDGHRYGTGDADAPFTLQSVSKPFVYALALDLLGLDEVSRWVNAEPSGEAFNAISLERRTGRPANAMVNAGAIVTTALIPDAPGAPRFGRILDCLGRFAGRPLDVDERVYASEVVTGDRNRALAYLIRSNGPLPMDPVAAVETYFRQCSVRVTALDLAAMAATLANGGVNPLTGDTVVPEPVAAQVLAVMATCGMYDASGDWLLRVGLPAKSGVSGGLIAAGPARFGLAAYSPRLNPAGTSVRGQLAIASLSRRLGLHLMHNPALAGSTVTLVTTADDLPLAPREERERARYGRVAVVAAQGALDFTAAERVLYALDEPDPQDTGAVVLDLLRVTDIDTVARAMLRSGLARLTADGRRTAVADPDGRLREAGGGAGAPRCFATREEAVAWCTAEPAG, from the coding sequence GGACGCGCTGCGGGACCTGCACGCCCGGTTCGCCGCAGTGGACGAGGGCGAACTCGCCGACTACATCCCGCAGCTGGCCCTGGCCGACCCGGATGCCTTCGGGCTGGCCCTGATCAGCATGGACGGCCACCGGTACGGCACGGGTGACGCCGACGCCCCCTTCACTCTCCAGTCCGTGTCGAAACCCTTCGTCTACGCCCTGGCCCTGGACCTCCTCGGGCTCGACGAGGTCTCCCGATGGGTGAACGCCGAGCCCAGCGGCGAGGCGTTCAACGCCATCAGCCTGGAGCGGCGCACCGGGCGCCCGGCCAACGCCATGGTCAACGCGGGCGCCATCGTCACCACCGCCCTGATCCCCGATGCCCCGGGCGCCCCGAGGTTCGGCCGGATCCTGGACTGCCTGGGCCGGTTCGCAGGCCGCCCGCTCGACGTCGACGAGCGGGTGTACGCCTCCGAGGTCGTCACCGGCGACCGCAACCGCGCCCTGGCCTATCTCATCCGCAGCAACGGACCCCTGCCCATGGACCCGGTGGCGGCGGTGGAGACGTACTTCCGCCAGTGCTCGGTACGGGTCACGGCCCTGGACCTCGCCGCGATGGCGGCGACCCTCGCGAACGGCGGCGTCAACCCGCTGACCGGGGACACCGTGGTGCCGGAGCCCGTGGCGGCCCAGGTGCTCGCCGTGATGGCTACCTGCGGGATGTACGACGCCTCCGGCGACTGGCTGCTGCGGGTGGGGCTGCCGGCCAAGAGCGGGGTGTCCGGCGGGCTGATCGCCGCGGGACCCGCCCGGTTCGGGCTGGCTGCCTACAGTCCGCGGCTGAACCCGGCCGGGACCTCCGTGCGGGGACAGCTGGCGATCGCGTCGCTGTCGCGCCGGCTCGGCCTGCACCTCATGCACAACCCGGCGCTCGCGGGCTCCACCGTCACCCTGGTCACCACCGCCGACGACCTGCCGCTCGCGCCGAGGGAGGAGCGCGAGCGCGCCCGCTACGGACGGGTGGCGGTCGTCGCGGCGCAGGGGGCCCTGGACTTCACGGCGGCGGAGCGGGTGCTGTACGCGCTGGACGAGCCGGACCCGCAGGACACCGGTGCGGTGGTGCTGGATCTGCTGCGGGTGACGGACATCGACACCGTGGCGCGGGCGATGCTGCGCAGCGGGCTCGCCCGGCTCACGGCCGACGGCCGCCGGACCGCCGTCGCGGACCCTGACGGCCGCCTGCGGGAGGCGGGCGGCGGCGCCGGGGCGCCGCGCTGCTTCGCCACCCGTGAGGAGGCCGTGGCCTGGTGCACGGCGGAACCGGCGGGCTGA
- a CDS encoding endonuclease: protein MSRRHLPGRRPLLATLAAFAVLAGTAAAAPAATLPAPASAATGLSALDDTYYQDALGKTGTALKSSLHTIIKDQSKLTYSQVWDALKDTDQDPANSSNVILLYSGRSEPKSDNGGGADQWNREHVWAKSHGDFGTSTGPGTDIHHLRPEDVTVNSVRGNKDFDNGGSELSEAPGNYTDSDSFEPRDAVKGDVARMILYMAVRYEGDDSFADLEPNDSVSNGSEPHIGRLSVLKAWSEQDPPDSFEKRRNDVIFDQYQHNRNPFIDHPEWVEAIW from the coding sequence ATGTCCCGTCGTCACCTTCCCGGCCGGCGCCCGCTGCTGGCCACCCTGGCCGCCTTCGCGGTGCTCGCCGGCACCGCGGCCGCCGCACCGGCCGCGACCCTGCCCGCCCCGGCATCCGCCGCCACCGGGCTGTCGGCCCTGGACGACACGTACTACCAGGACGCGCTCGGCAAGACCGGTACCGCGCTCAAGAGCTCCCTGCACACGATCATCAAGGACCAGAGCAAGCTCACCTACAGCCAGGTCTGGGACGCGCTGAAGGACACCGACCAGGACCCGGCCAACTCCTCCAACGTGATCCTGCTGTACTCGGGCCGCTCCGAGCCCAAGAGCGACAACGGCGGCGGCGCCGACCAGTGGAACCGGGAGCACGTCTGGGCCAAGTCCCACGGTGACTTCGGCACCTCCACCGGGCCCGGCACCGACATCCACCACCTGCGCCCCGAGGACGTCACGGTCAACTCCGTGCGCGGCAACAAGGACTTCGACAACGGCGGCAGCGAACTGAGCGAGGCGCCGGGCAACTACACCGACAGCGATTCCTTCGAACCGCGTGACGCGGTCAAGGGCGACGTGGCCCGCATGATCCTCTACATGGCCGTGCGCTACGAGGGGGACGACTCCTTCGCCGACCTCGAACCCAACGACAGCGTCTCCAACGGCTCCGAGCCGCACATCGGCCGGCTCTCCGTGCTGAAGGCCTGGAGCGAGCAGGACCCGCCGGACAGCTTCGAGAAGCGCCGCAACGACGTCATATTCGACCAGTACCAGCACAACCGGAACCCGTTCATCGACCACCCCGAGTGGGTGGAGGCCATCTGGTGA
- a CDS encoding methyltransferase codes for MNRLTTSGAGYDLARFPEDPRDPFRAWDAADEYLLRHLEGADGAEPVGLSGRVVVVGDRWGALSTVLAAHHPVQITDSYLAQRATAGNLERNGADAGAVTLLSARDTPPDRVDVLLVRVPKSLALLEDQLHRLAPAVHEGTVVVGAGMVKEIHTSTLKLFERIIGPTRTSLAVKKARLIHCTPDPALIRTPSPWPYRYDLPDDVGAVSGRTVTNHAGIFCAERLDIGTRFFLKHLPVRSGPDRVVDLGCGNGVVGLAAALANPEAVLTFIDESYQAVASAEATFRANTGPDAEARFVVGDGLAGAEPGSADLVLNNPPFHSHQATTDATARTMFHGARGALRQGGELWVVANRHLGHHTRLRRIFGNCTTVAGDPKFVVLRAVKR; via the coding sequence ATGAACCGTTTGACGACGTCAGGGGCCGGTTACGACCTCGCCCGATTTCCCGAGGACCCCCGCGACCCGTTCCGAGCCTGGGACGCGGCCGACGAATACCTGCTCCGGCATCTGGAAGGGGCCGACGGGGCGGAACCGGTGGGTCTGTCCGGCCGGGTCGTCGTGGTCGGTGACCGCTGGGGCGCGCTGAGCACCGTCCTGGCCGCGCACCACCCCGTACAGATCACCGACTCCTACCTCGCGCAGCGGGCGACGGCAGGCAACCTGGAGCGCAACGGGGCGGACGCCGGCGCCGTCACCCTGCTGTCCGCGCGCGACACCCCGCCGGACCGCGTCGACGTGCTGCTCGTACGCGTACCCAAGAGCCTCGCGCTCCTGGAGGACCAGCTGCACCGGCTGGCGCCCGCCGTCCACGAGGGCACCGTCGTCGTCGGCGCCGGCATGGTCAAGGAGATCCACACCTCCACCCTCAAGCTGTTCGAACGGATCATCGGCCCCACCCGCACCTCGCTCGCGGTCAAGAAGGCCCGGCTCATCCACTGCACGCCGGACCCGGCCCTGATCCGCACGCCCAGCCCCTGGCCGTACCGCTACGACCTCCCGGACGACGTCGGGGCCGTGTCCGGGCGCACCGTCACCAACCACGCCGGGATCTTCTGCGCCGAGCGGCTCGACATCGGCACCCGCTTCTTCCTCAAGCACCTGCCGGTGCGCAGCGGCCCCGACCGGGTCGTGGACCTCGGCTGCGGGAACGGGGTCGTGGGCCTGGCCGCCGCCCTCGCCAACCCCGAAGCCGTGCTCACCTTCATCGACGAGTCCTACCAGGCCGTCGCCTCGGCCGAGGCGACCTTCCGGGCCAACACCGGACCGGACGCCGAGGCCCGTTTCGTGGTCGGTGACGGGCTCGCCGGTGCCGAGCCGGGGAGCGCGGACCTGGTGCTCAACAACCCGCCCTTCCACTCGCACCAGGCCACCACCGACGCGACGGCCCGCACCATGTTCCACGGAGCACGCGGCGCGCTGCGCCAGGGCGGCGAACTCTGGGTGGTCGCCAACCGGCACCTCGGCCACCACACCCGGCTGCGCCGGATCTTCGGCAACTGCACCACGGTGGCGGGCGATCCCAAGTTCGTGGTGCTGCGCGCGGTCAAACGCTGA
- a CDS encoding acyl-CoA dehydrogenase family protein yields the protein MHLEYTPEQQKLRAELRTYFAALVPDNAYARYADPAAQKRFYRETVRRLGADGWLGVGWPAEYGGRGLSPVEQFIFFDEAAQAGVPLPLMALNTVGPTIMQFGTDEQKAYFLPRVLAGEIDFAIGYSEPDAGTDLAALKTRAVRDGDSYVVNGQKIWTTNGDTADWVWLAARTDPDAPAHKGITMLLVPTSDPGYSCTLINTLASHDTTASYYEDIRVPVSRRVGEENKGWRLITNQLNHERVTLAAHGTMAIRALHNVRRWAADTRLADGRRVIDLGWVRTRLARTHARLDAMKLLNWQMVSAVQHHTLTPQDASAVKVYGSEARRDAYAWLMEVVGSAGPLKEGSAGAVLHGELERGYRSAVIFTFGGGNNEIQREIISWIGLGMPRVRR from the coding sequence GTGCACCTCGAATACACGCCTGAACAGCAGAAGTTGCGCGCCGAACTGCGTACCTACTTCGCCGCCCTGGTCCCCGACAACGCCTACGCGCGCTACGCCGACCCGGCCGCCCAGAAGCGCTTCTACCGGGAGACCGTGCGGCGGCTCGGCGCCGACGGCTGGCTGGGCGTCGGCTGGCCCGCGGAGTACGGCGGACGGGGCCTGTCGCCCGTGGAGCAGTTCATCTTCTTCGACGAGGCGGCCCAGGCGGGTGTGCCGCTGCCGCTGATGGCGCTCAACACCGTCGGCCCGACGATCATGCAGTTCGGCACCGACGAGCAGAAGGCGTACTTCCTGCCCAGGGTCCTCGCCGGTGAGATCGACTTCGCGATCGGCTACAGCGAACCCGACGCCGGGACCGATCTCGCCGCCCTGAAGACGCGGGCGGTGCGCGACGGGGACAGCTATGTCGTCAACGGGCAGAAGATCTGGACGACCAACGGCGACACTGCCGACTGGGTCTGGCTCGCCGCCCGCACCGACCCGGACGCCCCGGCCCACAAGGGCATCACCATGCTCCTGGTCCCCACCTCCGACCCCGGCTACTCCTGCACCCTGATCAACACCCTCGCCTCGCACGACACCACCGCCAGCTACTACGAGGACATCCGCGTCCCCGTCTCCCGCCGTGTCGGCGAGGAGAACAAGGGCTGGCGGCTCATCACCAACCAGCTCAACCACGAACGCGTCACGCTCGCCGCGCACGGCACCATGGCCATCCGCGCCCTGCACAACGTCCGCCGCTGGGCCGCCGACACCCGCCTCGCCGACGGCCGCCGCGTCATCGACCTCGGCTGGGTCCGCACCCGCCTGGCCCGCACCCACGCCCGCCTGGACGCGATGAAACTCCTCAACTGGCAGATGGTGTCAGCCGTCCAGCACCACACCCTCACCCCGCAGGACGCCTCCGCCGTCAAGGTCTACGGCTCCGAGGCCCGCCGCGACGCCTACGCCTGGCTCATGGAGGTCGTCGGCTCGGCCGGCCCCCTCAAGGAGGGCTCGGCGGGCGCGGTCCTGCACGGTGAACTCGAACGCGGCTACCGGTCGGCCGTCATCTTCACCTTCGGCGGCGGCAACAACGAGATCCAGCGGGAGATCATCTCGTGGATCGGGCTGGGGATGCCGAGGGTGCGGCGCTGA
- a CDS encoding endonuclease/exonuclease/phosphatase family protein, producing MTGTGVRWLAGVLIVACVLVAGPSAPGGFHIAKPLPADAPQEAVPNRVMTWNICNPCKGRSQNAGRAAEIASYAPQVIGLQEACVGDVERIREQLRYLYGLVYHVEYGSVLKRWSRCGGVPWSPGGFGQAILSAAPMTDRVNVEYPDGGSEDRGYMAVTTLVDGRPVRVFNTHLAQFGQASVRAKQTGVLAKAVARYDRTIVLGDFNAVPDAPELAGMWGLATDADAGCGPSAAGACEPTTDWRSKFDYIFLRGFTPLGQRVHLTPYSDHDLVQADLRRS from the coding sequence GTGACCGGAACCGGCGTGCGGTGGCTCGCGGGTGTGCTGATCGTGGCCTGTGTGCTGGTCGCCGGCCCCAGCGCGCCCGGCGGGTTCCACATCGCCAAGCCGCTGCCGGCCGACGCCCCCCAGGAGGCCGTGCCGAACCGGGTGATGACGTGGAACATCTGCAATCCCTGCAAGGGGCGCAGCCAGAACGCCGGCCGGGCGGCGGAGATCGCCTCGTACGCGCCCCAGGTCATCGGCCTGCAAGAGGCGTGCGTGGGCGATGTCGAGCGGATCCGGGAGCAACTGCGCTATCTGTACGGGCTGGTCTACCACGTCGAGTACGGATCGGTGCTGAAGCGCTGGAGCCGGTGCGGGGGAGTGCCGTGGAGCCCGGGGGGCTTCGGCCAGGCCATCCTCTCGGCAGCTCCGATGACCGACCGGGTCAACGTGGAGTACCCCGACGGCGGTTCCGAGGACCGCGGGTACATGGCGGTCACCACCCTGGTGGACGGCAGGCCCGTCCGGGTCTTCAACACGCACCTGGCCCAGTTCGGTCAGGCATCGGTCCGCGCGAAGCAGACCGGTGTCCTGGCGAAGGCCGTCGCCCGGTACGACCGCACGATCGTCCTCGGGGACTTCAACGCGGTGCCGGATGCGCCCGAACTCGCCGGGATGTGGGGCCTTGCCACGGACGCGGACGCCGGCTGCGGCCCCTCTGCGGCCGGTGCGTGCGAGCCGACCACCGACTGGCGCAGCAAGTTCGACTACATCTTCCTGCGCGGTTTCACCCCGCTCGGGCAGCGGGTGCATCTCACCCCGTACTCGGACCACGACCTGGTGCAGGCCGATCTGAGGCGGTCGTAG